The Osmerus eperlanus chromosome 1, fOsmEpe2.1, whole genome shotgun sequence genome includes the window CGATCCCTAGATAGGCCGCAATGCAGCCACCGAGGAAGAGATCAAAGGCAGCAGGTTTCACTCTGTGAACGGACACATATCATGAACGACCGACAAATACAGCAGCCTACATACATTTGATTTTAATTAATCATGTTTAAGGTCTGTCTTCTCCCACCTGTACATCGTCATTGGCTGGTGCATTTGATCAAAAAAGGTGATGTCAGGGTCCCTGAAAGAAAAAACACATGTTGTGGTTATCTTTTCTTTCATGAAGGATTAACCCATTCTAGAtagcacacaaacatgcaaaacAATTGACGGTAAAAGTGAACAGCTCAGTTGACGACTCAGTTGATATACTTGCGTTGTGTATGCGTCCGTGCTACTCTGGAATGGGAGTGGTCATTAGCAGAGACGTGTGTGCCTACCGTTTGTCCTGGCGGAAGGTGTGCCTGTGGACCTGCTGCAGGTAGTGCCTCAGCTCTTGTTCCAGAGAGTTCACCAGCAGGGTGTGCTTGGGCTCCTTGTCAAGCAGCTGGGCGGCCCGCGGGATGGAGGTCAGGAAGGACATCATGGTGGACAAACGGTTGTCCAGGAACTCCTGCAAGTGAAATCGTAAAGACACAACCACTTGTATGGTATGGGAGttgatgtgtgcgtgcgtgtgggtgtgttgttCCTGTAAAACCATTTTACATTAGAGAGCATTGTGATTCTCTAAGTTACTAGATGCTTTGCTTACAGTAGGCcgtgtttttttccccaaaatGTAGTTGATAAATACAGTTCACATGAAATGTCTCACCATTTGGCCTTTGAAAATGTGTATGTCTTTGGCAGAACCCTGAAGAAAAACAGATTGAGAGACATTAAAGAATAgaagataaaaaaaacaaggagCATTTTTGGGGGGCTGGTGTCACCAATGAGTCATGTGTTTCCACTATTCAGGGATTTTGACTATAGTGAAGTTCACATTATTCATGTTGTCCAAAACAAAATTATAATGGGTCTATAAAATTCACCAAATATGGAACGAGATGGAATGTGACCTCAAGTGACCAAAACCTTTATGTTTATTAAGATTAGATGAGCACACCCACTGCCAAACTTCACCCATGGCCCAAAGAAGGTCTCAAATCTGTGTTGGTGTTTTTGAGGCTGTTCCTTATAGTGGAAACACATAGCAACTAGGCTCTAAGTCCTAGACTATGGCTTAAATGCCAGTGTCAGTGGGTAAGCACTATATTTTGTATGTGGGCTATTTTCTTACCTTATCAGACAGATTGTACATAAAACGTGCCAGAGTTTCTGCTATGATGATGCCATTTCGTTTGAACTTTCTTAAATCCACCTGTGATCTAGATCCCAAAAGAAAAAACTAATGACAAAGTGTGCTAGCGAAATGATCATTAGTAATATTACACTGCCATTAAATAACAATTTATATAAGACCAATATAATGTTGTGTTGAGGCATCCTGTAGGACAGATTCCTCACTGCTAATCCAAGTTTAAAGAAAAAGGTAGATCTTTAATAGGCTGATTAATCAACCCTTTTGTCAAGTTTCACGTTATtgaaaaggaggaaggagagagggtaaaaACAGGTAGGAACAGAAACTGTCAGGGCTGAAAATCAAACCCTGGCCTACTGTCGTATGTAACTGTAACGTAATACGTAAAGTCCCGCAACCTAGAGTCGATACTTGAAATAGACTTAGATATATAAATCTAACTTACATAGTGTCGAGGATGGAGCCTCTGACTTCTGATTTGGGGTCTTCCAGGTGTGACAGGGTGAACCCTGGGATCCTGCGCAACCCGTAGCGCTCATGCTCCCAAGACACAGTGGACTCTCCCAGGTGGATCTTCTTGTGGACCATGCCCAGTCTCACCCACGGGAAGCGGGCAGAGATAACCTGTGATGAAGTCAGTATGGTTTAAGCCCATGCCACACCACAACAATGTGCCATGGGTAGGGATGCACATTCAGCAATTAGATGAaccatactgtacatttcaAACAGTTAACTGTACTGTCAATATATTCTTTATAACTGTCATAAttattcaaatcaaatgttttcAAGATGATGTTTTACCTGTTCCAACTGTTGGAAAAAGTTATGCTGGGGGGTGTCAGGTTTGGGAGGGCGGGATACATGCATGTAAAGCTCATCCCCATTGGCCAGTGTGTCCAGACTCAGAACAAATGCAACATTGTCATGAAGGAGACTTGATTCTGATTGGTTTCAAGGGAAGACAGATACAGTATGAATACGTAATTCTATCCCAAACTTTCTCCAAACTAGTAACTAGTTATACAGTAGATGTATAATCCCTATTCATCTCTATAATCTCTATTAAAAGCTCACAAAGTATACTGTATTATTATCTATACAGAATGTGCAATCAAGCACTACATAAACTCTGATTGGTCACCTGACATGGAATTGAGATGTTAAGGATATAACAACAATGGTCTGGCGCCTTGTGCCTGTAAAGGTAGGCataaacaaagagagaaagacaggatgtTTTCAAACTAAACACACCAGCATGGTCCATGTTCTCCTCCACCCACTTCTTTGTCCCCATGTAGTTATACTTCCCACCACCAGTCAAGGAGAACAGAAGGTGATAACTAAAGGgtaaagaaaacaaggaaactGTATAATACACCATCTGTGAAAAATGAAAGATTTAGTCATAAAAGGATGCAAAGAATAATTTTCGTTCTttttgggagagggggagggggggggggtgaagtcaCAAATATTTTTGTAACTCACTGGGGCCTGGTGCCTGGGTTGCTGTACAGCTTGCTGAAGAGTCGGACCAGCTCGAGCAGGATGGTAACCCCACTAGCGTTTGAGTCAGCGCCGTAGGCCAGCCACTGTCAGGCGTTGACACATCAAAACATATGAAAGAGTACAATACGGCGATGTATGTTTGTGGAAAAATTGGGACTATACCTATACGCTACCCTTCAAAATACAATAGATTCTTAGGGATCTGAGGGATTTTATTTTAGATGGAGTTGGAGCTACCAGATGGATTATGACAGTACATAGAAGGGTTCAATAGTATTAGAAGAGCATGCTTGAAGGAGATGTGGTCTTAGTCATATATTACCATATTTAATACCATGCTGTAACATCCCCAACCATGTCTTTATAATTCCCCTGATTGAAATACAGGAAGCAGTAAGTCAGTAGATGAGTCAGCAGTCTTACCATGCTCCTTAGGGAGAGACACTAGAAACCCAAGATTGTGGAATTTTAATACTGAACTGCTGTTTTAGACCGTCATCTTACAATATGGAGGGTTCCTACCTGAAATGCTGTGGGTTCTTATATGTATGGAAGGTTTTGCCATGAGACTTACAGGTGCAAGTCCATACGAGTCATAATGGGCGGTGATGACAATGGTGGGTGGATCCCCTCCTGCTCCAGGAAGCACACCCTAAAAGTGCAATGACCAATCACATTGAATGATCTCACAAAGGATTTTATTCTTTTTCAAATGGTGTCATCCCAACGGCTGTGCCTTGGTCCGCTTTTGGTCTGTGCTTTTTCTTTGGTTGAGGTGCTCCAGAAGCCATCACCAGCACCCTTTCTTTTTGACAATGTGTCTGTTCTCTCACCTCCAGCGTTACTATGGAGTTATCGGTGATGGTCTTGACAGGGTTGTTGTTGCTCACAAGAATCTGAAAGGCAGTGGCCAGGACCATGCTACGAAGAACTGGCAAGAAAAGGGGGGGGAATGCAAAATACAATTCAACACACATTCAATACACTGTCACGTACAGTACATACCTATCAACTATATACATAGTTTGCTTACATCTCTTCTATAAACTGTCTGATACATctatctttctccatccctctgccaTTCTTTTTTCTTTACTCCATGACTGACTTTGCAACATCCACCCATGCATCCATCTTTTCCTTCTCTGCTGTCTAATCTCCCCTCTCcggacctccacccccaccccaaacattctaatccccccccctgttcccccttatcctctactcccccccccctcacctcgcaCCAGGattgaggaggtgtgtgtgctggcgacCAGCTTAACCTCCTCGTACATGCAGAGGAGCTGCTCGTCTTCGGGGGCCACGTACACAGGCATGACGGTCTCTTTGCGCAAGGCTTTGTTCTCACTCACCATGAACGTCTGGAGGGAAGGCAGGTCACAGTTTTCGAAAAACAGTGCTCCCTTGTAAAGTTGAATTAGACTACAAGACTCATCAATGTCCTTTTTCCTGTCACCAAGTGCTTTTTTGAACGACAAAAGAAAGATACAGTTGAATCGAAAACGTCTTCTTTTAGGCTTATAAACACATAAACAGCATACTTAAATGGgaaatacacaaaatacacaGAGCTAAACGGGCAAAACTTCTCATTGTCCATCATTTAAAGTATAATTGATCCTAGATGACACTTGTGGCTTTGAGCGCTACCTTGATGCTGAACATGGCTACCTGTATGACATCAGGGGGCACAGCGGAGATGTTCTGAGGCAGCAGGATGAGCACTGCGGCGGCGTTCTGCCTCTGCGCCTCGACGTACTGCTCCGTGGTGAAGTCTTGCAGCTTCATGATCACGCAACGCCGCGTCAGGCTCGAGTCGTCCGCCGCGCGCGCCTCGGCGATCACAATGGCTCCACGACAACCTCAACAGTCCAACgaaagggtcaaaggtcaccagaGGCCAGGTAGTGCGCCCCTTCGGAGTCTTGTCGAAACATGATCGTGAACTAAAAGGACACTTTCATCCAATCTTGTATTTCTTATCAAGCCTATTATTTTTGACAAGCCAGCTAAAATGCAAAGATTAATATAAAATATGTTCAAGATTGACTACGGTTTCCCCATGACCCTACCATGTTTGTCCTGCTGCAGGTCAAAATGCTGCATCCTGTAAGCGGTGAACTCGTAGGAGGACACTGCTAGCAGTGCAGACGCGTGCAGAGGctggacacacagcagcagcagacaagCCACCGCAGGCCACACTCTCAACcacatgatgtcacttcctcagTTTCTGAAAACGTACTTCTCTGTGGAGCACCATTGGGATTGACCATTTGAGATTTAAAGCAATTCAATTAAAGACACACATGATATTCAATTAACTTTGTACAACTCAAAGGACATTCTCATCTTGAATCATTTAGAGTAACAGTAATAGTAATCTCATATTGGTCCAGCACAGTTAGGTCCAGTGTCACATGGCTTTAGACACGGTGCCTAGACTGACATAGAACAAATGTAATAACACATTCTATGACCAAAGAAGGACAATAATGTACTTCTGCAAGACTGTATCCCATGTGTCAAAATGAGTAAAAATGTCTATGTACTTCATTCCACATGGTTAAAAGTCCCATGTGCTCAAGGTCTGTCATAACCAAATAGTATAGACTAACCAATTGCATTTACCTGACGGTTTCATAAGACTAATGCAGGTTAATGCAATGACCTATATTACCATGTCCTTATGCCATGGTCAACATCAAAACACCCCATCAATAAGGTTGACTCAACTCACCCGTCCACCAGGCTTTCTCCCAGACCTTGGCCCTTAAGGTAGGAGACCGCGTTACTCCCCGCTCCTTGCAGTGTGAAAAAAGAACTTGCTCCACAGAGGAACAGGCTAAAGATGTCTTGTTGTTAAGCTGCCGTACGCCATCTGGCCCAAGGGATTTGAGGCTAATAACTCCCtcttcacgcacgcacgcacacacacacacaaacacacctcttaGGTCCTTCACAAACAGGTAATCGCATAGTACTGGGTCACATCTGACAACCATTGGTCAGACATGGACCATTGATGTTTTCATGTTGAATTTGTGTGAAGAGATCTTTGTGTGAACTAAAGAGTTTTTTTCCCCCGGTTAAAATTTGCTCTTGAATCAGTCAAACTGTTACAGAAAAAGTTTATGGAAAATAAACTCAATTGAGTGTGTATCAACAATTTACAAATAAGTTACAGTACATTCAAGAGTAACTAAGATAGTTAATAACAACATTATTTATTATAGGTATTTATACATGTTTCTTTATACTCCAAAGTAATTACACTCACAAAAAACGTTGTTTCTTATTTCAGTTTTAATATTTATTTCTTGATATGTTACACTACACAGAACAATAGCATTGTTAAATACACTAATGGAAATTGTTTACAGTTTTCAAAACCTTAATAACAAGCatctgtaaaataaaatattagGTGACTATGTTAAAACATAATTTCCCATTTTTCAAATAACTTAAACACAAACAGCTGCTGATAAATATCTCCCACTAAAATACAATTCTTTAAGGCATTTAATACTCTACTTTAGTAAACTCAAGAGGTGAGGGATTCTCAGTCCCAAATGGCATCCTAACAACAGACAAAAGGTGCACTCGATGGGGAACCTGTGTTAACTGTTGAGGAACAGCTGAGAGGAAACTAATGCTTAGAACTCACAACCAAAGCAGGTAAAGTACATATTGCATTCAGGGTTAAAGTGGACAACTGAGGATAAATCTCTTTCAATCAAACCTAAAATGGTTATATTTATGCTCCCATACACTTTTTAACGAGACACTTCTACTTGTTATTGGATAACATTTTCATAATGAATGCCATTAGTTCGTATACACTTGCAGGAGTAATTGTGTTTCGTGAATCTCAGGCACGAGATTTGTAGGgttggtaaaaaataaaatttatATTTACTTATAATGTTAAGAATTTAGTTAGCCAACATCCCACAGAGATCCTTCTTTATGGATGTGACAataaaaatgtcattttgacaGTAACATAAATTCAGATATGACCCTGGTCTGATATACTGTAGTGTACATAGTCTGTCAGTTGAGAAGTTTGACTGATAAAGATTTTTATTCACAGCAAACAGGACACTAGGAATTCTCTTGTTCATCATTCATCAGGTTTAACCCATCAAACAATTCGCACTACAGAACAGATCAATAGGATATCATTTGGCCCTCAACGCTACACCCTGGGTCCTCATCCATATATAGCATCCGACCTTGGTCTTGATGGGAAACTATCCCCAGCTTTACAACAGTGTTCCCCCAATTTGCATTCTAACAAAAAACAAGAACCTCTTCCACGCCTCAGGTTTTCCAGTCCTGATAGTTTTTGCTGGGACTTTCTCAATCCATTGATGTTGCTGATTTACTACAGACTCTACAAACGGATTCCTAGATAGAAATGACCAGTCCTTTGAAAACAAACATGGACCGAAATCAGAAGCAGGACTGTTAGCCCTCGATAAACAAAGCTGTTACACCCCTGCGAAAGAGAAAACTGTCCCATAAAGTAGATGCACATTGGGTCGATAACTTTTCATTTACAAAGCTTGTAAAAAGTAGTACAGTAATGAAAGTGTGTGCACATTGTTTCAATGTTTACATTAATAATCCCTTTTCAGGTAGTGTCTAGACTTTCCtttcaacaagacaaaaaaactGTGACAAGTGTCTTTGTGAACGCAGCCTTTCACAGCATATT containing:
- the zgc:109965 gene encoding nicalin-1-like; this encodes MWLRVWPAVACLLLLCVQPLHASALLAVSSYEFTAYRMQHFDLQQDKHGCRGAIVIAEARAADDSSLTRRCVIMKLQDFTTEQYVEAQRQNAAAVLILLPQNISAVPPDVIQTFMVSENKALRKETVMPVYVAPEDEQLLCMYEEVKLVASTHTSSILVRVLRSMVLATAFQILVSNNNPVKTITDNSIVTLEGVLPGAGGDPPTIVITAHYDSYGLAPWLAYGADSNASGVTILLELVRLFSKLYSNPGTRPHYHLLFSLTGGGKYNYMGTKKWVEENMDHAESSLLHDNVAFVLSLDTLANGDELYMHVSRPPKPDTPQHNFFQQLEQVISARFPWVRLGMVHKKIHLGESTVSWEHERYGLRRIPGFTLSHLEDPKSEVRGSILDTISQVDLRKFKRNGIIIAETLARFMYNLSDKGSAKDIHIFKGQMEFLDNRLSTMMSFLTSIPRAAQLLDKEPKHTLLVNSLEQELRHYLQQVHRHTFRQDKRDPDITFFDQMHQPMTMYRVKPAAFDLFLGGCIAAYLGIVYYAIQNCEYLYTKLKAAVKSKQH